From Oryza brachyantha chromosome 9, ObraRS2, whole genome shotgun sequence, a single genomic window includes:
- the LOC102711564 gene encoding uncharacterized protein LOC102711564 produces the protein MAAVTAANAALLGPPIAGARRSARQLSSSGDPCLDFFFQIVPGATPSTRVRELLADAWFRDPGTALKLVCHLRAVRGHGKADRDGFYAAALWMHEHHPRTLAANIAAFANFGCLKDLPEILYRVVHGPRDERKEEDDQAEEDPRRRRRFKRRCIDHDEAKRARQEKEAQLAQTVLSRYDSDGSFRLLYDRVADTFADLLKSDVEHMRAGENAKIGLAAKWCPSLRSSYDRATLLCEAIARRIFPRESSQEYMNISDKHYAYRVRDRLRREVLVPLRKALELPEVYMTACRWEQLRYARVASLAMRQYKGAFEKHDRSGVDGFLDEVRTGHARVPVDAAMPHELVAAALKGEQDESAELQWRRMVSTLAAGGRLSNCIAVCGLSSGGDVAKPPGAAAIALGLLISELSQDPWKGRVITFDTTQQLHQVCGTTLVEKLRSLAKLRAHKSRLDLPAVFDRILTVAIAGGLPKDMMVRRVFVLSDMELDDGGCGGAWRSQDELNAIRSKFEANGFSAPEVVFWNVGAPASSTPVVAAQENAAMVSGYSKNLVRLFLEWDGKLTPAAVMADAISGTEYDSLLVVD, from the coding sequence atggccgccgtcaCGGCCGCGAACGCCGCCCTCCTCGGTCCCCCGATCGCCGGGGCGCGGCGCTCCGCGCGGCAGCTCTCGTCCTCGGGTGACCCCTGCCTCGACTTCTTCTTCCAGATCGTCCCAGGCGCCACCCCGAGCACCAGAGTCCGCGAGCTCCTCGCGGACGCGTGGTTTCGCGACCCGGGCACGGCGCTCAAGCTGGTGTGCCATCTCCGCGCCGTGCGCGGCCACGGCAAGGCGGACCGGGACGGCTTCTACGCCGCGGCGCTCTGGATGCACGAGCACCACCCGCGCACGCTCGCCGCCAACATCGCCGCCTTCGCCAACTTCGGGTGCCTCAAGGACCTCCCCGAGATCCTCTACCGCGTCGTCCACGGACCCCGCGACGAACgcaaggaggaggacgaccAGGCCGAGGAagatccgcgccgccgccgccgcttcaaGCGCCGCTGCATCGACCATGACGAGGCTAAAAGGGCCAGGCAGGAGAAGGAGGCGCAGCTCGCGCAGACCGTGCTCTCCAGGTACGACTCGGACGGCAGCTTCCGCCTCCTCTACGACCGCGTCGCCGACACGTTCGCCGACCTGCTGAAGTCCGACGTCGAGCACATGCGCGCTGGCGAGAATGCGAAGATCGGGCTCGCGGCCAAGTGGTGCCCCTCGCTCCGCTCGTCATACGACCGGGCAACTCTGCTCTGCGAGGCCATCGCCCGCCGGATCTTCCCGCGCGAGTCAAGCCAGGAGTACATGAACATCTCCGATAAGCACTACGCCTACCGCGTCCgcgaccggctccggcgggAGGTGCTCGTGCCGCTTCGCAAGGCCCTCGAGCTCCCGGAGGTGTACATGACCGCGTGCAGGTGGGAGCAGCTCCGCTACGCGCGCGTGGCGTCGTTGGCGATGCGGCAGTACAAGGGGGCGTTCGAGAAGCACGACAGGTCGGGCGTCGACGGCTTCCTGGACGAGGTGCGCACCGGGCACGCGCGCGTGCCGGTCGACGCCGCTATGCCGCACGAGCTGGTGGCCGCGGCGCTCAAGGGCGAGCAAGACGAGTCGGCCGAGCTGCAGTGGCGTCGCATGGTGTCCACGCTggcggcgggaggccggctgAGCAACTGCATTGCGGTGTGCGGGCTgtcgtcgggcggcgacgtgGCGAAGCCACCTGGCGCGGCTGCCATCGCGCTGGGGCTGCTGATCTCGGAGCTGAGCCAGGATCCATGGAAGGGACGTGTGATCACCTTCGACACGACGCAGCAGCTGCACCAGGTGTGCGGAACGACGCTGGTCGAGAAGCTCCGGTCGCTGGCGAAACTGCGTGCCCACAAGAGCCGCCTGGACCTGCCGGCCGTGTTCGACCGAATCCTGACCGTGGCGATCGCCGGTGGGCTGCCCAAGGACATGATGGTGAGGAGGGTGTTTGTACTGAGCGACATGGAGCTGGAcgacggcggctgcggcggcgcatggCGGTCGCAAGACGAACTGAACGCTATCAGGTCCAAGTTCGAGGCAAATGGGTTCTCGGCGCCGGAGGTGGTGTTCTGGAACGTGGGAGCCCcggcgtcgtcgacgccgGTGGTGGCAGCTCAGGAGAACGCGGCGATGGTGAGCGGCTACTCCAAGAACCTGGTCAGACTCTTCTTGGAGTGGGACGGCAAGCtcacgccggccgccgtcatGGCTGATGCCATCTCCGGCACGGAGTACGACTCGCTCTTGGTGGTGGACTGA
- the LOC102711833 gene encoding uncharacterized protein LOC102711833 — MESAAAAVVSRLLGPPLIRAARPPHDAAGDGAAASHPFLELLDAAFNDPPPPAPPAASPSKPRKARTENNSATYANSGSPCLDFFFQVVPNTPADRVRQLLAAAWAHDPLTALKLVCNLRGVRGTGKSDKEGFYAAALWMHEQHPRTLACNVAALAEFGYLKDFPELLFRLILGADVRKLAKDKAAADKIRKAMERTIVAGRKRSRGHALGRGGIVGPMAFKPLLSDFVSAALSKTKSKPKAETSSSNRDARMDIEEPEVAAQPVAMDVDVDGEKKEVDAKPEKKKVSKKARKMGKLAVQSLEKYYGDHAYRFLFDCVAEFFAQLLASDLEQLAPGVKRRKIGLAAKWCPTPGSSLDQTTLLCEAIASRLFPRDSSPDYAQLSEEHYAYTVLRRLRREALVPLRDVLQLPEVYMSAGRWAELPYTRVASVAMRRYKALFKKHDEERFGKYLADVEEGKAKIAAGALLPHEIAASAMRGGLEDHVSELQWRRMVDDLRAKGSLRNCIAVCDVSGSMTGTPMEVCVALGVLTSELSEKPWAGRVITFSRTPQIHTIKGKTLTEKLRFVQEMDWGMNTNFQAVFDRILRTAVDGQLPPEKMIRTVFVFSDMEFDQASASRHWETDYEAICRKFMAAGYGDVVPQIVFWNLRDSTSTPVTSTQPGVAMVSGFSKNLLKIFLQNDGVVNPEAVMEAAIAGEEYQKLVVFD, encoded by the coding sequence ATGGagtccgccgcggccgccgtcgtctcccGCCTCCTCGGCCCTCCGCTGATCCGGGCGGCCCGTCCGCcgcacgacgccgccggcgacggcgcggccgccTCGCACCCATTCCTTGAACTACTCGACGCCGCCTTCAAcgaccctcctcctcctgctcctcctgcCGCGTCTCCATCGAAGCCGCGCAAAGCCCGCACCGAGAACAACTCCGCCACCTACGCCAACTCCGGGAGCCCCTGCCTCGACTTCTTCTTCCAGGTCGTCCCCAACACGCCCGCGGACCGCGTCCGtcagctcctcgccgccgcgtgggCCCACGACCCGCTCACCGCGCTCAAGCTCGTCTGCAACCTCCGCGGCGTCCGCGGCACCGGCAAGTCCGACAAGGAGGGGTTctacgccgccgcgctgtggATGCACGAGCAGCACCCCAGGACGCTCGCCTGCAACGTCGCCGCCCTCGCTGAGTTCGGTTACCTCAAGGACTTCCCCGAGCTGCTATTCCGCCTGATCCTCGGCGCCGACGTGCGCAAGCTCGCCAAGGacaaggcggcggccgacaAGATTCGCAAGGCCATGGAAAGGACCATAGTGGCCGGACGGAAGCGCAGCCGAGGCCACGCCCTCGGTCGCGGCGGCATCGTCGGCCCCATGGCGTTCAAGCCCCTGCTCTCCGACTTCGTCTCCGCCGCGCTCTCCAAAACCAAGAGCAAGCCCAAGGCCGAGACAAGCAGCAGCAATCGCGACGCGAGAATGGATATTGAGGAGCCTGAAGTGGCGGCGCAGCCCGTCGCCATGGATGTGGACGTGGACGGGGAGAAGAAGGAGGTGGACGCGAagccggagaagaagaaggtcTCCAAGAAGGCCCGGAAGATGGGCAAGCTCGCCGTGCAGTCGCTGGAGAAGTACTACGGCGACCACGCCTACCGCTTCCTGTTCGACTGCGTCGCGGAGTTCTTCGCCCAGCTTCTCGCCTCCGATCTCGAGCAGCTGGCCCCCGGTGTCAAGCGGAGGAAGATCGGGCTCGCCGCCAAGTGGTGTCCTACACCGGGATCATCGCTTGACCAGACGACGCTGCTCTGCGAGGCCATCGCAAGCCGCCTCTTCCCGCGCGACTCCAGCCCCGACTACGCCCAGCTCTCTGAGGAGCACTACGCCTAcaccgtcctccgccgcctccgtcgggAAGCGCTGGTGCCGCTGCGCGACGTCCTCCAGCTTCCCGAGGTGTACATGAGCGCCGGGCGATGGGCCGAGCTGCCCTACACTCGCGTCGCCTCCGTGGCCATGAGGCGCTACAAGGCCCTGTTCAAGAAGCACGACGAGGAGCGCTTCGGGAAGTacctcgccgacgtcgaggAGGGCAAGGCCAAGATCGCGGCCGGCGCGCTCCTGCCGCACGagatcgccgcctccgccatgcGCGGCGGCCTGGAGGACCACGTGTCCGAGCTGCAGTGGCGCCGCATGGTGGACGACCTCCGCGCCAAGGGCTCCCTGCGCAACTGCATCGCCGTGTGCGACGTGTCCGGGAGCATGACGGGCACGCCGATGGAGGTGTGCGTGGCGCTGGGCGTGCTCACGTCGGAGCTCAGCGAGAAGCCGTGGGCGGGGAGGGTGATCACGTTCAGCAGGACGCCGCAGATCCACACCATCAAGGGCAAAACCCTCACGGAGAAGCTGCGTTTCGTGCAGGAAATGGATTGGGGCATGAACACCAACTTCCAGGCGGTGTTCGACCGGATCCTCCGTACCGCCGTGGACGGCCAGCTGCCGCCGGAGAAGATGATCAGGACCGTGTTCGTGTTCAGCGACATGGAGTTCGACCAGGCGTCGGCCAGCCGGCACTGGGAGACCGACTACGAGGCCATCTGCAGGAAGTTCATGGCCGCCGGCTACGGCGACGTGGTGCCGCAGATCGTGTTCTGGAACCTGCGCGActcgacgtcgacgccggTGACGTCGACGCAGCCAGGGGTGGCCATGGTGAGCGGCTTCTCCAAGAACCTCCTcaagatcttcctgcagaacGATGGCGTGGTGAACCCAGAGGCGGTCATGGAggcggccatcgccggcgaggagTACCAGAAGCTTGTAGTGTTCGATTAG
- the LOC107304952 gene encoding uncharacterized protein LOC107304952: MSFHLVSSVHDVKHLINLYGCSEGLEVRVEALHGLSNARSVHTLLMKQIRRMGWRVDGLRHLEVLVGVHMSIASAARHLDKLVLYFETLTAPGSGGDPVDVAAAPGHGGDPVNVAAPGLAVPSPGEDLATTNSNASFDPASTDDDHHDGVNNSEGKLGLATRLHEAGAAILQHQLSCPDIAEIVQLLGGQLQDGSNAIVHQRFLPEKLLAYIKEAKNNLQAAWLLWVEHDQFKML, encoded by the coding sequence aTGAGCTTTCACTTGGTCAGCTCGGTCCACGACGTCAAGCATCTGATCAACTTATACGGCTGCAGTGAAGGCTTGGAAGTTCGCGTCGAAGCTCTTCATGGGCTGTCCAATGCCCGTAGTGTTCACACGCTGTTGATGAAGCAGATCCGCCGAATGGGCTGGCGGGTGGATGGACTCCGTCATCTCGAGGTGCTCGTCGGCGTCCACATGTCCATCGCttccgccgcccgccacctCGACAAGCTGGTGCTCTATTTCGAAACACTCACCGCGCCCGGCTCCGGAGGAGACCCCGTCGACGTCGCTGCCGCGCCTGGCCACGGAGGAGACCCTGTCAACGTCGCTGCGCCCGGCCTCGCGGTGCCAAGCCCCGGAGAAGACCtcgccaccaccaactccaATGCGTCGTTTGACCCCGCGTccaccgacgacgaccaccacgACGGCGTGAACAACTCCGAAGGCAAGCTCGGCCTCGCCACCCGCCTCCACGAAGCCGGCGCGGCGATCCTCCAGCACCAACTGAGCTGCCCGGATATCGCAGAGATAGTGCAGCTGTTGGGTGGCCAACTACAGGATGGGAGCAACGCCATCGTCCACCAGCGCTTCCTCCCCGAGAAACTGCTAGCCTACATCAAAGAAGCGAAGAACAATCTTCAGGCTGCTTGGCTCCTGTGGGTTGAGCATGACCAATTCAAGATGCTCTGA
- the LOC102712111 gene encoding uncharacterized protein LOC102712111, which produces MAKPRDRRRRRRRAANGDVTSLAIKKGTLCQEYDNPRDGKRLRYSWQNLPEDIWCHIHSRMTLQDAARAACVSRAFLRSWRFHPNLIFTEETPSLEQNARRKGDKSCAFASTVDHILENHSGIGVKRLKIMMDSFCNTKITSLNSWFQKAITPGIEEITLAPPSNYNGDYSFPFSLVFDRSRSSIRYLELTNCTIHPTVSPGCLTSLTELCLRMVHIKDEELGCLLSMSCALEDLQLMYCREIRSLKIPSMLERLSHLTISGCYNLQMVECKAPNLSTFSFTGGIVQLSLGESSQVKSLYMACSSVPNFTYNSIPKLPYIVPNIRNLTLSFINEGINTPTIAARFLHLKHLEINLYANSLPPGYDYFSLISFFDASPFLESFILRVHQVGMKHISIFEDDSHMRQTSEHQHASLKNVMILGFCSAKSMVELACHILENATKLKSITLDTVLDAEDEDNIGRCCTNSTRKIGKCTRLTREMILEAERGSVAIERYILGAVSSGVELTVRGACSWCHDIERAKSP; this is translated from the exons ATGGCTAAGCCGCgggatcgtcgtcgtcgccgccgccgcgcagcca ATGGAGATGTTACTTCCTTGGCTATAAAGAAGGGCACGCTCTGCCAAGAATATGATAATCCTCGGGATGGTAAAAGATTGAGATATTCATGGCAAAATCTCCCAGAG GACATTTGGTGCCATATCCACTCTCGAATGACACTTCAAGATGCAGCGCGCGCTGCTTGTGTATCTCGTGCATTTCTACGTTCCTGGAGATTTCATCCCAATCTCATCTTCACTGAGGAAACACCAAGCTTGGAACAAAATGCACGTCGAAAGGGTGATAAATCATGTGCTTTCGCTAGCACAGTTGACCATATTCTGGAAAACCACTCGGGCATTGGTGTGAAGAGACTCAAGATTATGATGGATAGTTTCTGCAATACCAAAATAACTTCTCTCAATAGTTGGTTTCAGAAAGCTATTACACCAGGGATCGAAGAAATCACCCTTGCGCCGCCTTCAAACTACAACGGAGATTACAGCTTCCCGTTCTCACTTGTATTTGATAGGAGCAGAAGCTCGATTCGGTATCTTGAACTTACCAATTGTACCATCCATCCTACGGTTAGCCCTGGTTGCTTGACAAGCCTGACAGAGTTGTGTTTGCGTATGGTGCATATCAAGGATGAGGAGTTAGGATGTCTTCTTTCCATGTCTTGTGCTTTGGAGGATTTGCAGCTCATGTATTGCAGGGAGATAAGAAGCCTGAAGATACCAAGCATGCTAGAGAGACTCAGCCACCTGACAATATCTGGGTGTTATAATCTACAAATGGTAGAGTGCAAAGCTCCCAATCTGTCCACTTTTAGCTTCACTGGAGGTATAGTACAACTCTCACTTGGAGAATCATCACAAGTGAAGAGCCTATATATGGCATGTTCATCTGTGCCCAACTTCACCTACAATTCTATTCCCAAGCTTCCCTATATTGTGCCGAATATTAGAAATCTTACCTTATCTTTTATTAATGAG GGTATTAATACACCAACGATAGCTGCCAGATTCCTTCATCTCAAGCACCTGGAAATTAATCTTTATGCAAATTCCTTGCCCCCAggatatgattatttttctttgatttcttttttcgaTGCTTCCCCTTTTTTGGAGTCCTTCATCCTGCGT GTTCACCAGGTTGGCATGAAGCACATTTCTATCTTTGAGGATGACTCACATATGAGGCAGACGTCTGAACATCAGCATGCCAGCCTCAAGAATGTGATGATCCTTGGCTTCTGCTCTGCAAAGAGCATGGTTGAGCTAGCATGCCATATCCTGGAGAATGCAACAAAGCTAAAAAGTATTACATTGGACACCGTACTTGATGCCGAAGATGAAGATAATATTGGCAGGTGTTGTACAAATTCTACCCGCAAAATAGGTAAGTGCACACGACTAACCAGGGAAATGATCTTGGAAGCAGAAAGAGGATCCGTAGCCATTGAAAGATACATCTTGGGAGCAGTTTCTTCCGGTGTTGAGTTAACTGTTCGTGGGGCATGTAGCTGGTGCCATGATATTGAACGTGCCAAAAGCCCATAA
- the LOC102719420 gene encoding NADH dehydrogenase [ubiquinone] 1 alpha subcomplex assembly factor 2, whose protein sequence is MSKQLVSRLLGMFRSRTQVGADKFGNRYFTRVEEVDGLMKEKRWVEFKGSDQDPTTVPVEWICWLNGQRKKAPTPEELAELEARRERVKQNIELLKKKEEEKKSGARPRPVKTVGKFESPNLKSFIQQFPDTSLDQRKGDDEVSRSEDRTNTEDVITDTNRSSEPTGTGATFKPGTWHPPA, encoded by the exons ATGTCGAAGCAGCTGGTGTCGCGGCTGCTGGGGATGTTCCGGTCGCGGACGCAGGTGGGCGCCGACAAGTTCGGCAACCGGTACTTCACCCGCGTCGAGGAGGTCGACGGCCTCA TGAAGGAGAAACGGTGGGTGGAGTTCAAGGGGAGCGACCAGGACCCGACCACTGTTCCAG TTGAGTGGATTTGCTGGTTGAATGGGCAAAGGAAGAAAGCTCCAACGCCAGAG GAATTGGCTGAGCTGGAAGCGAGGCGTGAACGCGTCAAGCAAAATATTGAAC TCctcaaaaagaaagaagaggaaaaaaagagtggTGCCCGACCACGACCAGTCAAGACGGTTG GGAAGTTTGAATCTCCAAAtctcaaaagttttattcagcAGTTTCCTGATACTTCGCTAGATCAGAGAAAAG GAGATGATGAGGTATCTAGATCAGAGGACAGAACTAATACAGAGGATGTCATCACAGATACTAACAG GTCTTCTGAGCCGACAGGAACTGGTGCTACCTTCAAACCGGGGACATGGCACCCACCAGCATGA
- the LOC102712389 gene encoding type I inositol polyphosphate 5-phosphatase 13-like: MEPDDEALREVAAAVARAPAPQRRGISYSQPLSRDAASARRAALRNHSLDDEHILPASHSLNYVHHDPSAGVPNAGGYHPPLPPHGQQHHHHHPSASYSSGSRRSVGGASDGSMTLERAMSEYGGGHGTLPEFVGAGGGKGIFRVPLRAAMHPARPPPLEVRPHPLRETQAGSFLRTLAAEPQRRQLWAGAESGIRVWALDEVFAGWGAGARRGDEESAPFREGVPAPPALCVAVDRANRLLWTGHKDGRIRSWRMDLDVAATAPAPPPAGAGDGGGSVGGSNHGGVNNAPVFKEALTWQAYGRTPVLSMVVTSFGEIWSGSEGGVIKAWPYDAIAKSLSLSPEERHMAALLVERAYIDLRNHCTVGNVCSLPASDVKYMLADYSRAKVWTVTSMTFALWDARTRELLKVFGMDGQVESARLETPVMPEQPVEEEVKVKPSKKDKSQGSLNFFQKSRNALIGAADAVRRVATKGTFVEDNRRTGAVAQAMDGAIWSGCTNGSIIQWDGNGNRMQEFQHHTSSVQCIKALGERVWVGYASGTVQVIDVEGNLLAGWTGHSCPVIRMAIGGSYIYTLAHHGGIRGWPLTSPGPLDDILRTELSNKELSYTRMEKINIMVGSWNVAQGKASAESLKSWLGSVSSDVGLVVVGLQEVEMGAGFLAISAAKETVGLEGSANGQWWIDNIGKALDEGTSFHRVGSRQLAALLIAAWARKSLKPYVGDVEAAAVPCGFGRAIGNKGGVGLRIRVYDRKMCFVSNHFAAHLEAVSRRNADFDHIYRTMSFNKPHGSTASATSVQLHRAVNVNGNQVDEVRPDLAEADMVVFLGDFNYRLYGITYDEARDMVSQRSFDWLREKDQLRAEMKAGKVFQGMREGLIKFPPTYKFQKHQPGLGGYDSGEKKRIPAWCDRVLYRDSRPISVAECSLECPVVASITSYVACMDVTESDHKPVRCTFSVDIARVDELIRRQEYGEIIESNEEVRSMLEESCFVPDTTVSTGEIILENQENIVFRITNKCETSKAAFEITCEGQSSKKEEATKSEILPRISFGFPLWLEVQPAVGLIKPGETAEITVHHDDFYTQEEFVDGIPQNWWCEDTRDKECVLTVSIRGSTSTETKSHTINVRHRCPATSAPPAIISNPPAAAAPPSNVLSSEAPSKRSSKKSQSNHKRELREQQQQQDYAQFGSSEVHDLCRMRCP, translated from the exons ATGGAGCCGGACGACGAGGCGCTGAGGGaggtggccgcggcggtggcgcgggccCCGGCGCCGCAGCGGCGTGGGATCTCCTACAGCCAGCCGCTGTCGCGTGACGCGGcctccgcgcgccgcgccgcgctgcgGAACCACAGCCTCGACGACGAGCACATCCTCCCGGCGTCGCATTCCCTCAACTACGTCCACCACGACCCCTCCGCCGGGGTGCCCAACGCCGGCGGGTAccacccgccgctcccgccgcacggccagcagcaccaccaccaccaccccagCGCCTCCTACTCCAGCGGCTCCCGCCGCTCCGTGGGTGGTGCCAGCGACGGGTCCATGACGCTCGAGCGCGCCATGTCGGAGTACGGTGGGGGGCATGGCACGCTCCCGGAGTTCGtcggggccggcggcgggaagggAATCTTCCGTGTGCCGCTCCGCGCGGCCATGCACCCGGCCCGCCCGCCCCCGCTCGAGGTGCGGCCCCACCCGCTCCGCGAGACGCAGGCGGGCTCCTTCCTCCGCACGCTGGCGGCGGAGCCGCAGCGCCGGCAGCTCTGGGCCGGGGCCGAGTCAGGGATCAGGGTGTGGGCGCTCGACGAGGTGTTCGCCGGGTGGGGCGCCggggcgcgccgcggcgacgaggagagcGCACCGTTCCGCGAGGGCGTGCCCGCCCCGCCCGCGCTCTGCGTCGCCGTGGACAGGGCTAACCGGCTGCTGTGGACGGGGCACAAGGACGGGAGGATCCGGTCCTGGCGCATGGACCTCGACGTGGCCGCCACTGCGcccgcgcctcctcctgccggtgcaggtgacggcggcgggagcgttGGGGGGAGCAACCATGGCGGGGTAAACAACGCGCCGGTGTTCAAGGAAGCACTCACGTGGCAGGCGTACGGCCGGACGCCCGTGCTCTCCATGGTCGTCACTTCATTTG GTGAGATATGGTCGGGCTCCGAGGGTGGAGTCATAAAGGCATGGCCTTACGACGCCATTGCCAAGTCGCTCTCACTGTCACCGGAGGAGAGACACATGGCTGCGTTGTTGGTTGAAAGAGCATACATTGATCTCAGGAACCATTGCACAGTTGGAAATGTATGCTCTTTGCCTGCTTCTGATGTGAAGTACATGCTTGCCGATTATTCTCGTGCAAAAGTGTGGACGGTTACAAGCATGACATTTGCTCTCTG GGATGCTCGTACAAGGGAGTTGCTGAAAGTATTTGGGATGGACGGGCAAGTTGAGTCAGCTCGGCTAGAGACACCTGTCATGCCAGAGCAACCCGTTGAGGAAGAGGTCAAAGTAAAACCTTCAAAGAAAGACAAATCCCAAGGTTCTTTGAACTTCTTCCAGAAATCTAGGAATGCCTTAATCGGAGCAGCTGATGCAGTGCGTAGAGTTGCAACAAAGGGGACATTTGTCGAAGATAACCGTAGAACTGGAGCAGTGGCTCAAGCAATGGATGGAGCAATTTGGTCAGGATGCACGAATGGTTCCATTATACAGTGGGATGGAAATGGGAACAGAATGCAAGAATTTCAGCATCATACTTCTTCTGTGCAGTGCATAAAGGCACTTGGAGAAAGGGTTTGGGTGGGCTATGCCAGTGGTACTGTTCAAGTCATTGATGTTGAAGGTAACCTTCTTGCAGGATGGACTGGACATAGCTGTCCAGTTATAAGAATGGCAATCGGTGGCTCGTACATTTACACATTGGCGCATCATGGTGGTATTCGGGGATGGCCACTGACATCCCCAGGACCTCTTGATGATATTTTACGAACTGAATTATCTAACAAAGAGTTATCATACACTAGAATGGAAAAGATAAACATAATGGTTGGAAGTTGGAATGTAGCACAGGGTAAAGCATCTGCAGAGTCACTTAAATCATGGTTGGGTAGTGTATCATCTGATGTTGGGCTGGTTGTCGTTGGCTTACAAGAGGTTGAGATGGGTGCAGGTTTTCTCGCCATTTCTGCAGCGAAAGAAACT GTAGGACTTGAAGGCAGTGCCAATGGGCAATGGTGGATAGACAATATTGGTAAAGCACTTGATGAGGGGACATCATTCCATCGAGTTGGTTCTAGGCAGTTGGCTGCATTACTTATTGCCGCATG GGCAAGAAAGAGCCTTAAGCCATATGTTGGTGATGTGGAAGCTGCTGCAGTGCCATGTGGTTTTGGACGTGCTATCGGCAATAAG GGTGGTGTAGGACTAAGGATAAGAGTCTATGATCGTAAAATGTGTTTTGTCAGCAATCATTTTGCTGCACATTTGGAAGCTGTAAGCAGACGAAATGCTGACTTTGATCATATTTACCGGACAATGTCTTTCAACAAACCTCATGGATCCACAG CTTCTGCTACATCCGTCCAATTGCATAGAGCAGTGAAT GTAAATGGGAATCAGGTCGATGAGGTCAGGCCTGACTTGGCTGAAGCTGATATGGTTGTCTTTCTTGGTGATTTCAACTATCGTCTTTATGGTATCACATATGATGAAGCAAGGGACATGGTTTCACAAAGAAGCTTTGATTGGCTAAGAGAGAAAGATCAGCTTCGAGCAGAAATGAAAGCTGGAAAGGTGTTCCAAGGAATGCGTGAAGGTCTCATCAAATTTCCTCCGACCTACAAATTCCAAAAGCACCAGCCAGGTCTAGGAG GGTATGATTCGGGTGAGAAGAAGAGGATACCTGCTTGGTGTGACAGAGTACTATACCGTGACAGTCGTCCTATATCAGTAGCTGAATGCTCGCTAGAATGCCCTGTAGTTGCTTCAATCACATC GTATGTAGCTTGCATGGATGTCACAGAGAGTGATCACAAACCTGTGAGGTGTACATTTAGTGTTGATATTGCAAGAGTGGACGAACTAATAAGAAGACAAGAGTATGGGGAAATAATTGAATCAAATGAAGAGGTACGATCTATGCTTGAGGAGTCTTGTTTTGTCCCAGACACCACAGTCAGCACAGGCGAAATTATACTGgaaaatcaagaaaatattGTCTTTCGGATTACCAATAAATGTGAGACAAGCAAAGCGGCTTTTGAAATCACATGTGAAGGTCAGTCAAGCAAAAAGGAGGAAGCAACTAAATCAGAGATTCTTCCGAGGATATCATTTGGCTTTCCACTTTGGCTTGAG GTTCAACCAGCGGTTGGCCTCATTAAACCAGGAGAAACTGCGGAGATCACAGTCCATCACGACGACTTCTACACGCAGGAAGAGTTTGTCGACGGAATCCCACAGAACTGGTGGTGCGAGGACACCAGGGACAAGGAGTGCGTCCTCACGGTAAGCATAAGAGGCAGCACCTCGACGGAAACCAAGTCCCACACGATCAACGTCCGGCATCGCTgcccggcgacgtcggcgccgccggccatcaTCAGCAACccaccggcggccgccgcgccgccgagcaaCGTCCTGTCCAGCGAGGCGCCGTCCAAGCGCTCCTCCAAGAAGAGCCAGTCGAACCACAAGCGGGAGCTGCgggaacagcagcagcagcaggactACGCTCAGTTTGGGAGCTCGGAGGTACATGACCTGTGCCGCATGCGCTGCCCTTGA